The proteins below are encoded in one region of Polynucleobacter sp. AP-Elch-400A-B2:
- the ppk2 gene encoding polyphosphate kinase 2, whose product MTSKHKEIDEWYKRAREDILDSMDEELEMELDDDRLSPDGGSASVIPRNVYFKELFRLQGELVKLQDWVVENKLKVAVLFEGRDSAGKGGAIKRITQRLNPRVCKVVALTAPSEREKTQWYFQRYVSNLPAGGEIVLFDRSWYNRAGVEKVMGFCNDAEYEEFLRTVPEFERMIIRSGIILIKYWFSISDDEQYSRFMVRIHDPLKQWKLSPMDLDARRHWEAYTKAKETMLERTNIPEAPWWVVAANDKKKARLNCISHLLTQIPYSEIAHPEITLPARVHNPDYLRGPVPKDMYVPEIY is encoded by the coding sequence ATGACGTCAAAGCATAAAGAAATAGATGAGTGGTACAAGCGTGCTCGGGAAGACATTCTCGATAGCATGGATGAAGAGCTCGAAATGGAGCTCGATGATGATCGCTTGTCGCCTGATGGCGGAAGCGCCTCTGTCATACCTCGAAATGTCTACTTTAAGGAATTGTTTCGCCTTCAAGGTGAATTGGTCAAACTCCAAGACTGGGTAGTCGAAAATAAACTCAAGGTGGCTGTTCTATTTGAAGGTCGCGATTCTGCAGGTAAGGGTGGCGCGATTAAACGAATTACCCAGCGTCTGAATCCCCGCGTTTGTAAAGTTGTTGCATTAACTGCCCCTAGCGAGCGTGAAAAAACTCAGTGGTACTTTCAGCGCTACGTATCAAACTTGCCTGCTGGTGGTGAGATCGTCTTGTTTGATCGTAGCTGGTACAACCGCGCTGGTGTTGAAAAGGTCATGGGATTTTGTAACGATGCTGAGTACGAAGAGTTCTTGCGTACAGTGCCAGAGTTTGAACGCATGATTATTCGCTCCGGAATCATTTTGATTAAATACTGGTTCTCTATCTCAGATGATGAGCAATATAGCCGCTTCATGGTACGTATCCATGATCCATTAAAACAATGGAAACTGAGTCCAATGGACTTAGATGCTCGCCGTCACTGGGAGGCCTACACCAAGGCAAAAGAGACCATGCTAGAGCGCACCAATATTCCTGAGGCACCGTGGTGGGTTGTGGCTGCAAACGATAAGAAAAAAGCCCGTCTCAATTGCATTTCGCATTTGTTGACTCAAATTCCTTATAGTGAAATTGCTCACCCTGAAATCACCTTGCCTGCACGAGTGCATAACCCTGACTATCTTCGTGGGCCGGTACCAAAAGATATGTACGTCCCTGAGATCTATTGA
- a CDS encoding chromate transporter, with amino-acid sequence MSSQMQDDAQLAQSPSLGDLFIQFLIIGAVSFGGGIIAYERILLVEKRKWLSADEFMAYLAISQTMPGLNSVNLAVLAGDHLRGWRGAVIATLGLIFPGSLLVLGFGMIYASAADHPSINFILAGIAAAATGLLAAITYKIGDAHWRHVKSLAIIVVTFILMSIFKLSLPYVILIMAPISLYLYRPGQTQ; translated from the coding sequence GTGAGTTCTCAGATGCAAGATGATGCGCAGCTGGCGCAGTCTCCTAGCTTAGGCGATCTATTTATTCAGTTTTTAATTATTGGCGCTGTCAGCTTTGGCGGGGGCATCATCGCTTACGAGCGCATTCTCTTGGTTGAAAAGCGCAAGTGGCTCAGTGCAGATGAGTTCATGGCTTATTTAGCCATTAGTCAGACGATGCCAGGCTTAAACTCGGTGAACTTAGCAGTGCTTGCTGGAGATCATCTACGTGGGTGGCGGGGTGCCGTCATTGCTACCTTGGGTTTAATATTTCCCGGCTCATTGCTCGTGCTTGGGTTTGGCATGATTTACGCTAGTGCCGCAGATCATCCTTCAATCAATTTCATCTTAGCTGGTATTGCAGCAGCAGCCACTGGCTTGCTGGCAGCCATTACCTACAAAATCGGTGATGCTCACTGGCGTCATGTGAAGTCATTGGCCATTATTGTTGTCACATTTATATTGATGAGTATTTTCAAGCTTTCACTGCCATATGTGATCCTCATCATGGCGCCGATATCACTCTATCTGTATCGACCAGGTCAAACTCAATGA
- a CDS encoding chromate transporter: MSLLIHLAWTFALLSVLAVGGGTAVLPEMQTILAHQFGIDHTQFVHIYSIGQLAPGPNMLMVLVIGYQIAGLIGAGVVLLSFFLPSSVLCFYVGRLWNRFGESPWRRSIQNALEPISIGLMSSGVYAVAKASVVSSIALALVLVTLYLILRTKINPVLVILGSGGLGALLMSYLK; the protein is encoded by the coding sequence ATGAGCCTATTGATCCACTTGGCTTGGACCTTTGCCTTGCTCTCTGTTCTCGCGGTTGGTGGCGGTACTGCCGTATTGCCGGAGATGCAAACCATACTCGCACATCAGTTCGGTATAGACCACACCCAATTTGTTCATATTTATAGTATTGGCCAGTTAGCGCCTGGCCCCAATATGTTGATGGTCTTAGTCATTGGCTATCAAATTGCTGGGCTCATTGGTGCGGGGGTAGTCTTGCTCTCCTTCTTTTTGCCTTCAAGCGTCCTTTGTTTTTATGTCGGGCGCTTATGGAATCGTTTTGGAGAAAGTCCTTGGCGGCGATCTATACAAAATGCACTAGAGCCTATTTCTATTGGGCTGATGTCTTCTGGTGTTTATGCGGTTGCCAAAGCATCTGTAGTGAGTAGTATTGCCTTGGCCCTTGTCCTAGTCACTCTGTATCTCATTCTCAGAACTAAGATTAATCCAGTATTGGTTATTTTGGGCTCTGGCGGACTGGGCGCCTTGCTGATGTCTTATTTAAAATAG
- a CDS encoding TonB-dependent receptor → MQHPNLFLGKQKLIFVLISGLLSSLTVAQSNDPSLEITATGSQEATQSILTPTKILQGDELLNKLGTTLGATLANELGVSATGYGAGSSRPVIRGLEGARVQILQNGLSVGDVSNISQDHAVGNNMQNAHQVEILRGAAALLYGSGSSGGLVNVINDRILTNLPDRPTGAVNTSYETVNNGRAGALEVDGAFGSIAVHVDTAINNANNYRIPGNSTQSQGEPAAGWSIPPGGDGGNNYSGKLPNSFSNQNNLGLGVSHIGESGYTGVSVERLNNNYGIPTPEGGLINQSQNRYDIQHQTRDPFAGFSSLKLSAANSNYNHTEFNNLGAAASVWKNIANEARLELAHNPIAGWKGTFGAQVSAASLNATEVGTGSYAIVPPTKTNSNALFWIEEGKWNSLQGSLGLRYNQVAQNPNLGTALETQPTVDPTGTTPNITLQNRKFNLMSYSAGSLWNFTEGYGTGVAYTVSQRAPSAQELYSYGAHESTATFDIGNPNLTKETSHNLEFNIQKTSGLLRSKASVYANRFNNYIYGYYTGSAIHNGGQQGDGFNVVTAQQAAATIKGIEGELTYNWNQTGLGSRVFGDASQGTFDAGGNLPLQPAPRLGAELAHQKNGWLTSTTYIYSYQQNRLASWEQGPAPSYNLLNAGISYTEKVRDVNWTVYMNLKNLLNEQIRYATTPMAVRLYAPQPGRSLMVGLRGTF, encoded by the coding sequence ATGCAGCACCCCAATCTTTTTTTAGGCAAGCAAAAACTCATTTTTGTTCTTATCTCTGGATTATTGAGCTCACTCACTGTCGCTCAATCAAATGACCCAAGCTTAGAAATCACTGCAACAGGATCGCAAGAGGCTACTCAGAGCATTCTGACGCCAACCAAGATTTTGCAAGGCGATGAGTTACTCAATAAATTAGGTACAACCTTAGGCGCGACCCTAGCTAATGAACTTGGCGTCTCTGCCACAGGGTATGGCGCAGGCTCATCTCGACCAGTCATTCGTGGTCTTGAAGGTGCACGCGTACAAATTTTGCAAAATGGCTTGTCTGTTGGTGATGTTTCTAACATCTCGCAAGATCACGCCGTTGGAAACAATATGCAAAATGCGCACCAAGTAGAGATTCTTCGTGGTGCAGCCGCCCTCCTCTATGGATCGGGCTCTAGCGGTGGACTAGTCAACGTGATTAACGATCGCATTCTGACTAATTTGCCTGATAGACCAACTGGTGCTGTCAATACGAGTTACGAGACAGTGAACAACGGTAGAGCTGGAGCATTAGAGGTAGATGGCGCTTTTGGCTCAATAGCGGTGCACGTAGATACCGCAATTAATAATGCCAATAATTACCGTATACCAGGCAACTCAACACAATCACAAGGTGAGCCGGCTGCTGGGTGGAGCATTCCTCCAGGTGGTGATGGCGGAAATAATTACAGTGGTAAGTTGCCCAATTCTTTTAGCAATCAAAATAATTTAGGGTTGGGAGTTTCTCATATCGGGGAATCTGGATACACCGGAGTTTCCGTAGAACGCTTAAATAATAACTACGGCATTCCGACGCCTGAAGGTGGCTTAATTAACCAGTCGCAAAATCGATATGACATTCAGCATCAAACTCGAGATCCATTCGCGGGGTTTTCATCTTTGAAATTGAGTGCAGCCAATTCAAATTACAACCATACTGAATTTAATAATCTTGGCGCAGCTGCTTCAGTTTGGAAGAATATTGCCAATGAGGCTCGCCTAGAATTGGCTCACAATCCGATAGCTGGATGGAAAGGTACTTTCGGAGCTCAAGTCTCTGCTGCATCTCTCAATGCTACGGAAGTAGGTACAGGTAGTTATGCCATTGTTCCTCCCACTAAAACCAATTCCAATGCCTTATTTTGGATTGAGGAAGGCAAGTGGAATTCTCTACAAGGAAGCCTGGGTCTGCGATATAACCAAGTTGCCCAGAATCCCAATTTAGGTACGGCTCTAGAGACCCAGCCTACAGTTGATCCTACCGGAACTACTCCCAACATTACTCTGCAGAATCGTAAATTCAATCTCATGTCCTACTCTGCAGGTAGCTTATGGAACTTCACAGAGGGATATGGAACTGGAGTGGCATATACGGTGTCACAAAGAGCGCCGAGTGCTCAAGAACTCTATTCTTATGGAGCACATGAATCCACTGCTACCTTTGATATTGGCAACCCTAATCTCACTAAAGAAACCTCGCATAACTTAGAGTTCAATATTCAGAAGACCAGTGGATTACTGAGGAGCAAGGCAAGTGTCTATGCCAATCGATTCAATAACTATATTTATGGTTATTACACTGGAAGCGCTATTCACAATGGCGGGCAACAGGGTGATGGCTTTAACGTAGTGACAGCGCAGCAAGCTGCAGCGACCATCAAAGGTATTGAGGGTGAACTGACTTACAACTGGAATCAAACCGGCTTAGGTAGTCGAGTATTTGGTGATGCCTCGCAAGGCACTTTTGATGCGGGAGGTAATCTACCCCTACAGCCTGCACCACGCTTAGGCGCAGAGTTAGCCCACCAAAAAAATGGCTGGCTTACGAGTACGACTTATATCTACAGCTATCAACAGAATCGCTTGGCAAGCTGGGAGCAAGGCCCCGCTCCAAGCTATAACTTATTAAATGCGGGTATCTCTTATACGGAAAAAGTAAGGGATGTAAATTGGACTGTATATATGAATCTGAAGAACCTGCTCAATGAGCAAATTCGGTATGCCACAACGCCAATGGCTGTCAGGCTATATGCACCTCAACCCGGCAGGAGTCTGATGGTGGGCTTAAGAGGAACCTTCTAA